A window of the Lactuca sativa cultivar Salinas chromosome 7, Lsat_Salinas_v11, whole genome shotgun sequence genome harbors these coding sequences:
- the LOC111913670 gene encoding uncharacterized protein LOC111913670 isoform X2, with translation MLLSNRLTRCLALPPLTTTTTLQDIASNQSKGVAKVVLKKGKTQLFRDGSPMVYSGAVDRIIGRPPPKTGDVVLVADGTQKPIGWGLYNSCSMFCVRLMQLEEEVSGDPSCALNVEKLLETRIDAAIRLRKSLGLPSANTNAYRLVNSEGDRLSGLIVDVFGDLAVIASSAAWVEKYKQHIKKCISGLNMIKSVVWRPSTEILKEEGLESEKEEEEDLLCERVVKVVENGISYMISLDGQKTGFYADQRENREFISTISDGQRVLDMCCYTGGFALNAAHGHALEVTGKISFLKQDATIFMKNAASRNELWDIVIMDPPKLAPRRKVLQSASGMYRNLNSMAMRLTKRGGFLMTCSCSGAMTQKSGQFLSVLQGAASMAGRKITVVRQCGAACDHPIDPSYPEGAYLTNILLRVL, from the exons ATGTTGCTCTCAAACCGTCTGACGAGGTGCCTAGCTCTTCCACCGttgaccaccaccaccacccttcAGGATATCGCTTCAAACCAATCCAAGG GTGTTGCAAAGGTTGTCCTAAAGAAGGGGAAAACACAACTGTTTCGTGATGGAAGCCCAATGGTTTACAGCGGTGCAGTTGATAGAATTATTGGTAGACCACCCCCAAAAACAGGTGACGTTGTGCTGGTGGCTGACGGGACACAAAAGCCAATCGGTTGGGGCTTGTACAACTCCTGCTCTATGTTCTGTGTGAGGCTCATGCAGCTAGAGGAGGAAGTATCAGG AGATCCTTCTTGTGCATTGAATGTGGAAAAGCTGCTTGAAACAAGAATAGATGCAGCCATCAGATTACGTAAGAGCTTGGGGCTCCCTTCTGCCAATACAAATGCATATCGTCTTGTGAATAGCGAAGGAGATAG ATTGTCAGGCCTTATAGTTGATGTGTTTGGGGATTTGGCTGTAATTGCGTCGTCAGCTGCATGGGTTGAGAAGTACAAGCAACATATTAAGAAGTGTATCAGTGGATTGAATATGATCAAGAGTGTAGTGTGGAGGCCGTCAACAGAGATATTGAAAGAAGAAGGTTTAGAatcagaaaaagaagaagaagaagatttattATGTGAAAGGGTGGTTAAGGTTGTGGAGAATGGGATATCTTATATGATCTCGTTGGATGGACAAAAGACAGGGTTTTATGCGGATCAGCGTGAAAACCGTGAATTTATATCTACCATTTCGGATGGTCAAAGAGTGCTTGACATGTGCTGCTATACTGGTGGCTTTGCTCTAAATGCCGCACATGGTCATGCTTTGGAAGTCACTG GGAAGATATCATTCCTGAAACAAGATGCAACTATTTTCATGAAGAATGCTGCTTCTAGGAATGAATTATGGGACATAGTGATTATGGATCCCCCTAAGTTAGCACCTCGGAGGAAG GTTCTACAAAGTGCAAGTGGAATGTATAGGAATCTGAACTCAATGGCGATGCGGTTAACAAAACGGGGTGGGTTTTTGATGACTTGTTCGTGTTCAGGAGCTATGACTCAGAAGAGTGGACAGTTCTTGAGTGTTCTCCAG GGGGCTGCATCAATGGCTGGTAGGAAGATAACAGTTGTACGTCAGTGCGGGGCAGCTTGTGACCATCCTATCGACCCATCTTATCCAGAAGGAGCCTACCTTACTAACATTTTATTAAGAGTCCTTTGA
- the LOC111913670 gene encoding uncharacterized protein LOC111913670 isoform X1, translated as MLLSNRLTRCLALPPLTTTTTLQDIASNQSKGVAKVVLKKGKTQLFRDGSPMVYSGAVDRIIGRPPPKTGDVVLVADGTQKPIGWGLYNSCSMFCVRLMQLEEEVSGDPSCALNVEKLLETRIDAAIRLRKSLGLPSANTNAYRLVNSEGDRLSGLIVDVFGDLAVIASSAAWVEKYKQHIKKCISGLNMIKSVVWRPSTEILKEEGLESEKEEEEDLLCERVVKVVENGISYMISLDGQKTGFYADQRENREFISTISDGQRVLDMCCYTGGFALNAAHGHALEVTGVDTSSPALEVANHNVILNNLDPGKISFLKQDATIFMKNAASRNELWDIVIMDPPKLAPRRKVLQSASGMYRNLNSMAMRLTKRGGFLMTCSCSGAMTQKSGQFLSVLQGAASMAGRKITVVRQCGAACDHPIDPSYPEGAYLTNILLRVL; from the exons ATGTTGCTCTCAAACCGTCTGACGAGGTGCCTAGCTCTTCCACCGttgaccaccaccaccacccttcAGGATATCGCTTCAAACCAATCCAAGG GTGTTGCAAAGGTTGTCCTAAAGAAGGGGAAAACACAACTGTTTCGTGATGGAAGCCCAATGGTTTACAGCGGTGCAGTTGATAGAATTATTGGTAGACCACCCCCAAAAACAGGTGACGTTGTGCTGGTGGCTGACGGGACACAAAAGCCAATCGGTTGGGGCTTGTACAACTCCTGCTCTATGTTCTGTGTGAGGCTCATGCAGCTAGAGGAGGAAGTATCAGG AGATCCTTCTTGTGCATTGAATGTGGAAAAGCTGCTTGAAACAAGAATAGATGCAGCCATCAGATTACGTAAGAGCTTGGGGCTCCCTTCTGCCAATACAAATGCATATCGTCTTGTGAATAGCGAAGGAGATAG ATTGTCAGGCCTTATAGTTGATGTGTTTGGGGATTTGGCTGTAATTGCGTCGTCAGCTGCATGGGTTGAGAAGTACAAGCAACATATTAAGAAGTGTATCAGTGGATTGAATATGATCAAGAGTGTAGTGTGGAGGCCGTCAACAGAGATATTGAAAGAAGAAGGTTTAGAatcagaaaaagaagaagaagaagatttattATGTGAAAGGGTGGTTAAGGTTGTGGAGAATGGGATATCTTATATGATCTCGTTGGATGGACAAAAGACAGGGTTTTATGCGGATCAGCGTGAAAACCGTGAATTTATATCTACCATTTCGGATGGTCAAAGAGTGCTTGACATGTGCTGCTATACTGGTGGCTTTGCTCTAAATGCCGCACATGGTCATGCTTTGGAAGTCACTG GTGTTGATACGTCATCTCCTGCTTTGGAAGTAGCTAACCATAATGTCATTCTCAACAATCTGGATCCAGGGAAGATATCATTCCTGAAACAAGATGCAACTATTTTCATGAAGAATGCTGCTTCTAGGAATGAATTATGGGACATAGTGATTATGGATCCCCCTAAGTTAGCACCTCGGAGGAAG GTTCTACAAAGTGCAAGTGGAATGTATAGGAATCTGAACTCAATGGCGATGCGGTTAACAAAACGGGGTGGGTTTTTGATGACTTGTTCGTGTTCAGGAGCTATGACTCAGAAGAGTGGACAGTTCTTGAGTGTTCTCCAG GGGGCTGCATCAATGGCTGGTAGGAAGATAACAGTTGTACGTCAGTGCGGGGCAGCTTGTGACCATCCTATCGACCCATCTTATCCAGAAGGAGCCTACCTTACTAACATTTTATTAAGAGTCCTTTGA